A stretch of Aythya fuligula isolate bAytFul2 chromosome 1, bAytFul2.pri, whole genome shotgun sequence DNA encodes these proteins:
- the CBX7 gene encoding chromobox protein homolog 7 isoform X3 encodes MELSAIGEQVFAVESIRKKRVRKGKVEYLVKWKGWPPKYSTWEPEDHILDPRLVVAYEEKEERDRASGYRKRGPKPKRLLLQQRKNQKYLRLSRKKFPRMTSLESRNCRCEFFLNDAVGLEARQSPEDWEAVQNTSKEADVDGSLPWIPTVPPSEVTVTDITANSITVTFREAQVAEGFFRDRSAQF; translated from the exons ATGGAGCTGTCGGCCATCGGGGAGCAGGTGTTCGCGGTGGAGAGCATCCGCAAGAAGCGCGTGCGGAAG GGTAAAGTAGAATACCTGGTGAAGTGGAAAGGATGGCCCCCGAA atacaGCACATGGGAGCCAGAGGATCATATCTTGGACCCTCGCCTGGTAGTGGCTTATGAAGAAAA GGAAGAGAGAGACCGCGCTTCAGGGTACAGAAAAAGAGGCCCCAAACCCAAGCgcctcctgctgcag CAACGCAAAAACCAGAAGTACCTGCGACTGTCAAGGAAGAAGTTCCCCCGCATGACGAGCCTGGAGAGCCGGAACTGCAGGTGTGAGTTCTTCCTGAACGATGCGGTGGGCCTGGAGGCCAGGCAAAGCCCCGAGGACTGGGAGGCCGTGCAGAACACCAGCAAAGAAG CAGATGTGGATGGCAGTCTCCCGTGGATCCCCACTGTGCCCCCCAGCGAAGTGACAGTGACAGACATCACGGCCAACTCCATCACCGTCACTTTCAGAGAAGCACAAGTGGCCGAGGGCTTCTTCCGAGACCGGAGTGCGCAGTTCTGA
- the CBX6 gene encoding chromobox protein homolog 6 isoform X1, with protein MELSAVGERVFAAESIIKRRIRKGRIEYLVKWKGWAIKYSTWEPEENILDSRLIAAFEQKERERELYGPKKRGPKPKTFLLKARAQAEALHIGDVHFSVKPGSSTSSPKLHSSAAVHRLKKDIRRCHRMSRRPLPRPDPQNGGSVGGGAGIRPPVSPFSETVRIINRKVKPREPKRSRIILNLKVIDKGGKPANGTGALARPKIPSRNRVIGKSKKFSESVLRTQIRHMKFGGFSLYNKPSAAPAPSLEGKGEAEGSQAASCGLMMGSTPYDAPSSSSSGCPSPAPHSSSDPDDSPPKLLPETLSPAVPDWRESEVLDLSIPPESAATSKRSPPGGCGGGQTPSLSLSSSEPEQEAGDWRPEMSPCSNVVVTDVTSNLLTVTIKEFCNAEDFEKVAAAAGGGGGGSK; from the exons ATGGAGCTGTCTGCAGTGGGGGAGCGCGTCTTCGCCGCCGAGTCCATCATCAAGCGGCGCATCCGAAAG GGGCGCATCGAGTACCTGGTGAAATGGAAGGGCTGGGCCATCAA GTACAGCACCTGGGAGCCCGAGGAGAACATCCTGGACTCGCGCCTCATCGCCGCCTTCGAGCAGAA GGAACGGGAACGGGAGCTGTACGGCCCCAAGAAGAGAGGACCGAAGCCCAAAACTTTTCTCCTGAAG GCTCGGGCCCAGGCGGAGGCCCTCCACATTGGGGATGTACACTTTTCTGTCAAGCCCGGTTCTAGCACCTCGTCTCCCAAGCTCCACTCCAGCGCCGCGGTGCACCGGCTCAAGAAAGACATCCGACGGTGCCACCGCATGTCCCGCCGCCCCCTGCCTCGCCCGGACCCCCAGAACGGGGGGAGCgtgggcggcggggccggcatCCGTCCCCCCGTCTCGCCCTTCTCGGAGACCGTCCGCATCATTAACCGCAAGGTGAAGCCCCGCGAGCCCAAGCGCAGCCGCATCATCCTCAACCTCAAAGTCATTGACAAAGGAGGCAAGCCGGCCAACGGCACCGGCGCCCTGGCTCGGCCCAAGATCCCCTCCCGAAACCGCGTCATCGGCAAGAGCAAAAAGTTCAGCGAGAGCGTCCTCCGCACCCAGATCCGCCACATGAAGTTTGGCGGCTTCTCGCTCTACAACAAGCCCTCCGCCGCGCCCGCCCCCTCCCTGGAAGGCAAAGGGGAGGCCGAAGGCTCCCAGGCGGCCTCCTGCGGGCTCATGATGGGCTCCACCCCGTACGAcgcccccagctccagctcctccggCTGCCCCTCGCCCGCCCCCCACTCCTCGTCCGACCCAGATGATTCCCCTCCCAAGCTGCTCCCCGAGACCCTCAGCCCGGCCGTCCCCGACTGGCGCGAGTCTGAGGTCCTCGACCTCTCCATCCCACCCGAGTCGGCGGCCACCAGCAAGCGTtcccccccggggggctgcggcggggggCAGACGCCTTCCTTGtccctttcttcttctgagCCGGAGCAGGAGGCCGGCGACTGGCGTCCCGAGATGTCCCCTTGCTCTAACGTGGTGGTCACGGATGTCACCAGCAACCTCCTCACCGTCACCATCAAGGAGTTCTGCAACGCCGAGGATTTCGAGAAGGTGGcagcggcggcgggcggcgggg
- the CBX6 gene encoding chromobox protein homolog 6 isoform X2: MELSAVGERVFAAESIIKRRIRKGRIEYLVKWKGWAIKYSTWEPEENILDSRLIAAFEQKERERELYGPKKRGPKPKTFLLKPGSSTSSPKLHSSAAVHRLKKDIRRCHRMSRRPLPRPDPQNGGSVGGGAGIRPPVSPFSETVRIINRKVKPREPKRSRIILNLKVIDKGGKPANGTGALARPKIPSRNRVIGKSKKFSESVLRTQIRHMKFGGFSLYNKPSAAPAPSLEGKGEAEGSQAASCGLMMGSTPYDAPSSSSSGCPSPAPHSSSDPDDSPPKLLPETLSPAVPDWRESEVLDLSIPPESAATSKRSPPGGCGGGQTPSLSLSSSEPEQEAGDWRPEMSPCSNVVVTDVTSNLLTVTIKEFCNAEDFEKVAAAAGGGGGGSK; this comes from the exons ATGGAGCTGTCTGCAGTGGGGGAGCGCGTCTTCGCCGCCGAGTCCATCATCAAGCGGCGCATCCGAAAG GGGCGCATCGAGTACCTGGTGAAATGGAAGGGCTGGGCCATCAA GTACAGCACCTGGGAGCCCGAGGAGAACATCCTGGACTCGCGCCTCATCGCCGCCTTCGAGCAGAA GGAACGGGAACGGGAGCTGTACGGCCCCAAGAAGAGAGGACCGAAGCCCAAAACTTTTCTCCTGAAG CCCGGTTCTAGCACCTCGTCTCCCAAGCTCCACTCCAGCGCCGCGGTGCACCGGCTCAAGAAAGACATCCGACGGTGCCACCGCATGTCCCGCCGCCCCCTGCCTCGCCCGGACCCCCAGAACGGGGGGAGCgtgggcggcggggccggcatCCGTCCCCCCGTCTCGCCCTTCTCGGAGACCGTCCGCATCATTAACCGCAAGGTGAAGCCCCGCGAGCCCAAGCGCAGCCGCATCATCCTCAACCTCAAAGTCATTGACAAAGGAGGCAAGCCGGCCAACGGCACCGGCGCCCTGGCTCGGCCCAAGATCCCCTCCCGAAACCGCGTCATCGGCAAGAGCAAAAAGTTCAGCGAGAGCGTCCTCCGCACCCAGATCCGCCACATGAAGTTTGGCGGCTTCTCGCTCTACAACAAGCCCTCCGCCGCGCCCGCCCCCTCCCTGGAAGGCAAAGGGGAGGCCGAAGGCTCCCAGGCGGCCTCCTGCGGGCTCATGATGGGCTCCACCCCGTACGAcgcccccagctccagctcctccggCTGCCCCTCGCCCGCCCCCCACTCCTCGTCCGACCCAGATGATTCCCCTCCCAAGCTGCTCCCCGAGACCCTCAGCCCGGCCGTCCCCGACTGGCGCGAGTCTGAGGTCCTCGACCTCTCCATCCCACCCGAGTCGGCGGCCACCAGCAAGCGTtcccccccggggggctgcggcggggggCAGACGCCTTCCTTGtccctttcttcttctgagCCGGAGCAGGAGGCCGGCGACTGGCGTCCCGAGATGTCCCCTTGCTCTAACGTGGTGGTCACGGATGTCACCAGCAACCTCCTCACCGTCACCATCAAGGAGTTCTGCAACGCCGAGGATTTCGAGAAGGTGGcagcggcggcgggcggcgggg
- the CBX7 gene encoding chromobox protein homolog 7 isoform X2: protein MELSAIGEQVFAVESIRKKRVRKGKVEYLVKWKGWPPKYSTWEPEDHILDPRLVVAYEEKEERDRASGYRKRGPKPKRLLLQRLYGMDLRSAHKGKEKLCFSLARRFGGGDSSLPGAKTGQAEFSEKTGGTVLPFSLRKQRKNQKYLRLSRKKFPRMTSLESRNCRCEFFLNDAVGLEARQSPEDWEAVQNTSKEDVDGSLPWIPTVPPSEVTVTDITANSITVTFREAQVAEGFFRDRSAQF from the exons ATGGAGCTGTCGGCCATCGGGGAGCAGGTGTTCGCGGTGGAGAGCATCCGCAAGAAGCGCGTGCGGAAG GGTAAAGTAGAATACCTGGTGAAGTGGAAAGGATGGCCCCCGAA atacaGCACATGGGAGCCAGAGGATCATATCTTGGACCCTCGCCTGGTAGTGGCTTATGAAGAAAA GGAAGAGAGAGACCGCGCTTCAGGGTACAGAAAAAGAGGCCCCAAACCCAAGCgcctcctgctgcag CGGCTGTATGGCATGGACTTGAGGAGTGCCCacaagggaaaggagaagctctgtttctctcttgCACGGAGGTTTGGAGGAGGAGACAGTAGCCTGCCAGGGGCCAAGACAGGGCAGGCAGAGTTCTCAGAGAAGACTGGGGGAACAGTCCTGCCCTTCTCTCTCCGGAAGCAACGCAAAAACCAGAAGTACCTGCGACTGTCAAGGAAGAAGTTCCCCCGCATGACGAGCCTGGAGAGCCGGAACTGCAGGTGTGAGTTCTTCCTGAACGATGCGGTGGGCCTGGAGGCCAGGCAAAGCCCCGAGGACTGGGAGGCCGTGCAGAACACCAGCAAAGAAG ATGTGGATGGCAGTCTCCCGTGGATCCCCACTGTGCCCCCCAGCGAAGTGACAGTGACAGACATCACGGCCAACTCCATCACCGTCACTTTCAGAGAAGCACAAGTGGCCGAGGGCTTCTTCCGAGACCGGAGTGCGCAGTTCTGA
- the CBX7 gene encoding chromobox protein homolog 7 isoform X1: MELSAIGEQVFAVESIRKKRVRKGKVEYLVKWKGWPPKYSTWEPEDHILDPRLVVAYEEKEERDRASGYRKRGPKPKRLLLQRLYGMDLRSAHKGKEKLCFSLARRFGGGDSSLPGAKTGQAEFSEKTGGTVLPFSLRKQRKNQKYLRLSRKKFPRMTSLESRNCRCEFFLNDAVGLEARQSPEDWEAVQNTSKEADVDGSLPWIPTVPPSEVTVTDITANSITVTFREAQVAEGFFRDRSAQF, translated from the exons ATGGAGCTGTCGGCCATCGGGGAGCAGGTGTTCGCGGTGGAGAGCATCCGCAAGAAGCGCGTGCGGAAG GGTAAAGTAGAATACCTGGTGAAGTGGAAAGGATGGCCCCCGAA atacaGCACATGGGAGCCAGAGGATCATATCTTGGACCCTCGCCTGGTAGTGGCTTATGAAGAAAA GGAAGAGAGAGACCGCGCTTCAGGGTACAGAAAAAGAGGCCCCAAACCCAAGCgcctcctgctgcag CGGCTGTATGGCATGGACTTGAGGAGTGCCCacaagggaaaggagaagctctgtttctctcttgCACGGAGGTTTGGAGGAGGAGACAGTAGCCTGCCAGGGGCCAAGACAGGGCAGGCAGAGTTCTCAGAGAAGACTGGGGGAACAGTCCTGCCCTTCTCTCTCCGGAAGCAACGCAAAAACCAGAAGTACCTGCGACTGTCAAGGAAGAAGTTCCCCCGCATGACGAGCCTGGAGAGCCGGAACTGCAGGTGTGAGTTCTTCCTGAACGATGCGGTGGGCCTGGAGGCCAGGCAAAGCCCCGAGGACTGGGAGGCCGTGCAGAACACCAGCAAAGAAG CAGATGTGGATGGCAGTCTCCCGTGGATCCCCACTGTGCCCCCCAGCGAAGTGACAGTGACAGACATCACGGCCAACTCCATCACCGTCACTTTCAGAGAAGCACAAGTGGCCGAGGGCTTCTTCCGAGACCGGAGTGCGCAGTTCTGA